CACCGGCTACTCGCCCGACAGCACCGCCTGCGCCGCGCCACGCGCCTCTTCGGCCGTGTCCGCCGCACGCGCGGCAGCAGCGGCCCGCTCGCACTGCGCCAGCGTGTACTTCGCCAAGGTCGCCCGCACATACGGAATCGACGCCGCACCCATGGACAGGGAGGTGACACCCAGACCGGTCAGCACACACGCGAGCAGCGGATCCGACGCCGCCTCACCACAGACACCACAGCTCTTGCCCTCGGCCTTCGCCGCCTCGGCGGACAGCGCCACAAGGTCGAGCAGCGCCGGCTGCCACGGGTCCTGCAGCCGTGACACCGCACCCACCTGCCGGTCGGCCGCGAACGTGTACTGCGCGAGGTCGTTCGTCCCCAGCGAGAGGAACTCGACCTCCTGCAAGATCGACCGCGCCCGCAGCGCCGCCGACGGGATCTCCACCATGGCCCCGAACTTGGCCCGCAGCCCCGCCTCACGACAGGCGTCGGCGAACGCCTTGGCGTCCGTGCGGTCCGCGACCATCGGCGCCATGACCTCGAGGTAGACCGGCAGGCCTTCGGCGGCCTTCGCGAGCGCCGTCAGCTGCGTCCGGAGCACCTCGGGGTGATCGAGGAGCGTCCGCAGGCCACGTACACCGAGGGCCGGGTTCGGCTCGTCGGCCGGGGTGAGGAACTCCAGCGGCTTGTCGGCGCCGGCGTCAAGCACCCGTACGACCACACGCCCTTCGGGGAAGGCCTCCAGTACCTTGCGGTACGCCTCGACCTGCTTCTCCTCGGACGGCGCCGCCTTGCTGTCGTCCAGGAAGAGGAACTCGGTCCGGAACAGACCGACTCCCTCGGCCCCGGCCTCCACGGCCGCCGGCACATCAGCGGGACCACCCACATTGGCCAGCAGGGGAACCTTGTGCCCGTCGGAGGTCGACCCGGGCCCGCTCGACGCGGCCAGCGCGGCCTTCCGCGCCGCCGCGGCGGCCTCCAGTTCGGCCTTCTTCTCCGCACTCGGGTTCACGAAGATCTCGCCGGTGCTGCCGTCCACGGCTATCACCGTGCCCTCGGCGAGCTCCCCGGCACCCGGCAACGCGACGACGGCGGGCACCCCGAGCGCCCGCGCCAGAATCGCGCTGTGACTGGTCGGCCCACCCTCCTCGGTGACGAATCCGAGGACGAGCGTCGGGTCGAGCAGCGCCGTGTCCGCAGGCGCCAGGTCACGAGCGATGAGGACGTACGGTTCGTCGCTGTCCGGTACGCCCGGCATCGGAACCCCGAGCAGCCGGGCGACGATACGATTCCGCACATCGTCGAGGTCGGCCACGCGACCCGCGAGGTACTCGCCGGCCCCGGCCAGCAGCGCCCGATACGCGGCGAAGGCGTCGTAGACACCACGCTCCGCCGTGCTCCCCACGGCGATACGTCGCTCCACATCCGCCATCAGCTCCGGGTCCTGGGCCATCAGGGCCTGGGCCTCCAGCACGGCCTGGGCCTCACCTCCGGCCAGATTGCCGCGCGCTGTCAGATCGGCGGCCACCGCGTCCACGGCCTTACGGGCACGCCCCTGCTCGCGCTCCGCGTCCTCCGCAGGAATCTGCTTGGCGGGCGGCTCCAGCACCGCCGTTCCCATGTGCCGAACCTCGCCGATCGCCACACCGTGGCTCACACCGACGCCTCGCAGCGTTGTCTCCATCTCACCTGTCTCCGATAGTGCGGCGGATCCCGCCGCCGCGGTGGTTGTGGAACTTGCCATCCGGTACGGCCTCGAGGTCACCGCCAGCCGAAGAGCG
The DNA window shown above is from Streptomyces akebiae and carries:
- the ptsP gene encoding phosphoenolpyruvate--protein phosphotransferase encodes the protein METTLRGVGVSHGVAIGEVRHMGTAVLEPPAKQIPAEDAEREQGRARKAVDAVAADLTARGNLAGGEAQAVLEAQALMAQDPELMADVERRIAVGSTAERGVYDAFAAYRALLAGAGEYLAGRVADLDDVRNRIVARLLGVPMPGVPDSDEPYVLIARDLAPADTALLDPTLVLGFVTEEGGPTSHSAILARALGVPAVVALPGAGELAEGTVIAVDGSTGEIFVNPSAEKKAELEAAAAARKAALAASSGPGSTSDGHKVPLLANVGGPADVPAAVEAGAEGVGLFRTEFLFLDDSKAAPSEEKQVEAYRKVLEAFPEGRVVVRVLDAGADKPLEFLTPADEPNPALGVRGLRTLLDHPEVLRTQLTALAKAAEGLPVYLEVMAPMVADRTDAKAFADACREAGLRAKFGAMVEIPSAALRARSILQEVEFLSLGTNDLAQYTFAADRQVGAVSRLQDPWQPALLDLVALSAEAAKAEGKSCGVCGEAASDPLLACVLTGLGVTSLSMGAASIPYVRATLAKYTLAQCERAAAAARAADTAEEARGAAQAVLSGE